In Halomonas denitrificans, the genomic stretch CCGAGACAGGCCAAGGGCGATCAGAAGCGCGAGTAGGGTCACGTGAGCTCGTCGACGATCATCAAGCGTCCGTTGTAGACCCGCCGGTGCGGCAAGTCAACCGACGGCCGACCGATGCGGTGCGGGACGGGGCGCGGCCGGATCGCGTCAGGCGAGCCCGAAGGAGGATCCGCAGCCGCAGGTCGTGGCCGCGTTGGGATTGCGGATGATGAAGCGGGCCCCCTGGAGGTTCTCGGCGTAGTCGACCTCGGCGCCTTCCAGGTACTGGAAGCTGAGCGGGTCGACCAGCAGGGTGACGCCGTCGCGATCGACGCGCACGTCATCCTCGTCGGCCGCTTCGTCGAAGGTGAATCCGTACTGGAATCCCGAGCAGCCCCCGCCGGTGATGTAGACCCGCAGCTTCAAGGCCGGATTGCCGTCGGCCAGGATCAGCTCGCGCACCTTGCGCGCGGCCGACTCGGTGAACACCAGTGGTGCGGCGTCCGTGTCGGCGGCGTGGGTCGAATCGTGCATCGAGTCGTTCATGGCGAGCCGGCTCCGGGGTTCCTGGCGGTCAGCTATGGAAATGAGGTTCGGGACCAGCATACTCAAGCGGCTGCACGAACGCAGCCGACGCGTCGGAGGCCGGCGATAAAAAAAGCGGTCCGAAGACCGCTTTTGCCCCAAACCGGATGCTGCTCGGTACGTGGTGATACCGGAACGGTACCCCTGTGCTGTTGTTAATATTGTGTTTGCACGCCATGGTTATACCGCCGTGCCGAAGCCGAAGTCAAGCCGAAGCATGACTTCCGGCAGGGGGGATCGGTTCCGGGCCCCGCTCGGGTCGCCGGCGGCCCGGCGCCGGTGCGGGCGAGCGGGTGTCCACGCTTGAGGCTCGTGGCGCCAGCCGTCACAATAGCCTCCCGTCCGCCAAGGTCCCCGGCATGCTCTGGCTCAAGGCCTTCCACATCGTGTTCGTCGTCACCTGGTTCGCCGGTCTGTTCTATCTGCCGCGGTTGTTCGTCTACGCGGCCGAGAACCCGGAGCCGGCGGTCCAGGACCTGTTCCGGATCATGCAGCGGCGGCTGCTCGGCATCACCCACATCGGCGGCGCACTCGCCGTCGGCTTCGGGCTGGCGCTGATCCTCGCCGCGCCCGAGGTCTACCTGGCGATGGGCTGGCTGCATGCAAAACTGGTGCTGGTTGTCCTGCTGGTCGCTTATCACCTGTGGTGCTGGCGACTGGTACTCGCCTTTCGAGCCGGACGCAATCGCCACGACTCGACCTGGTACCGCTGGTTCAACGAAGCGCCGGCCCTGCTCCTGGTCGCGATCGTACTGCTGGCCATTCTCAAACCGTTCTGAACGGAGACTCCCGAATGCGATTCCGCCTGCCCCTCCTGGCGACCCTCCTGCTGCTCGCCGGCACCCCGGCCCGTGCCGACATCACCGGCATCGTGGTCGACGATCTGACCGGACTACCGATCGAGGGCGCCCGGGT encodes the following:
- the erpA gene encoding iron-sulfur cluster insertion protein ErpA, whose product is MHDSTHAADTDAAPLVFTESAARKVRELILADGNPALKLRVYITGGGCSGFQYGFTFDEAADEDDVRVDRDGVTLLVDPLSFQYLEGAEVDYAENLQGARFIIRNPNAATTCGCGSSFGLA
- a CDS encoding CopD family protein codes for the protein MLWLKAFHIVFVVTWFAGLFYLPRLFVYAAENPEPAVQDLFRIMQRRLLGITHIGGALAVGFGLALILAAPEVYLAMGWLHAKLVLVVLLVAYHLWCWRLVLAFRAGRNRHDSTWYRWFNEAPALLLVAIVLLAILKPF